Proteins encoded in a region of the Polyodon spathula isolate WHYD16114869_AA chromosome 9, ASM1765450v1, whole genome shotgun sequence genome:
- the LOC121320722 gene encoding sodium/myo-inositol cotransporter-like has product MRPSMEAADIAVVALYFVLVVCIGFFAMWKSNRSSVSGYFLAGRSMTWFVIGASLFVSNIGSEHFIGLAGSGAASGFAVGAWEFNSLLLLQLLGWVFIPVYIRSGVYTMPEYLSKRYGGKRIKIYFAALSLLVYIFTKVSVALYAGALFIQESVGWNLYLSVILLIGITALLTVTGGLVAVIYTDTLQAFLMVVGALILMVISLVEVGGLEEVKTKYMQATPNVTAILAAYNFSYTNSCHIHPKPDALRMLREPTDEDIPWPGFLFGQTPASVWYWCADQVIVQRVLAAKSIAHAKGSTLMAGILKVLPMFIIVIPGMISRILYTNEIVCISPEHCMEVCGSRAGCSNIAYPRLVMNILPVGLRGLMMAVMIAALMSDLDSIFNSASTIFTLDIYKIFRKSSTSRELMIVGRLFMVFMVAVSIAWVPVIVQMQGGQMYLYIQEVSGYLTPPVAALFLLGVFWKRCNETGAFAGGMTGFLLGSIRLVLVFFYQAPDCDQQDNRPAFIKSIHYMYVAACLFWITGIVTVVVSLLTQPPTKEQIRTTTIWGVWNKDVKLAHHKEESYKFTGKNPVESNRTSEHKELPNGLHREKIVDGTDVKLLDLQDSTTPDCLTPCPSEDQTPMEHSGNGQASLMSRACEKDEQSERTSTCWKVVYWFCGLKGQSIKTPPRDPIEEEARCLEMLYEPPKIKLLLNVMLFVVCSLGVFLFVCFSL; this is encoded by the coding sequence ATGAGGCCTTCAATGGAAGCTGCAGATATTGCCGTTGTGGCACTTTACTTTGTGCTTGTGGTGTGCATTGGCTTCTTCGCCATGTGGAAGTCCAACAGAAGCTCTGTGAGTGGGTACTTTCTGGCAGGACGGTCCATGACTTGGTTTGTTATTGGGGCCTCCTTATTTGTCAGTAACATTGGCAGTGAACATTTCATTGGGCTTGCAGGATCTGGAGCAGCAAGTGGGTTTGCAGTAGGAGCTTGGGAATTCAATTCACTTTTGCTCCTGCAACTTTTGGGATGGGTATTTATCCCTGTCTACATCAGGTCAGGGGTCTACACCATGCCAGAATACCTATCCAAGCGTTATGGTGGGAAAAGAATAAAGATCTATTTTGCTGCTCTGTCTTTATTGGTATACATTTTTACGAAAGTTTCTGTGGCCCTTTATGCTGGAGCACTGTTCATCCAAGAGTCAGTGGGATGGAACTTGTACCTGTCTGTAATTTTGTTAATTGGCATAACAGCCTTGCTGACTGTTACTGGGGGGCTGGTGGCTgtaatctacacagacacactacagGCTTTCTTGATGGTTGTTGGAGCCCTAATCCTCATGGTCATCAGCCTTGTAGAGGTTGGGGGGCTTGAGGAAGTCAAGACCAAGTACATGCAGGCCACTCCAAATGTGACCGCAATTTTGGCTGCCTACAACTTCAGCTACACCAACAGCTGCCACATTCATCCAAAGCCGGACGCACTAAGAATGTTGCGTGAACCCACTGATGAGGACATTCCCTGGCCTGGATTCCTCTTTGGCCAAACCCCGGCTTCAGTTTGGTACTGGTGCGCTGACCAGGTCATAGTCCAGAGGGTACTTGCAGCAAAGAGCATTGCTCACGCCAAAGGGTCAACCTTAATGGCTGGCATCCTAAAAGTCCTTCCGATGTTCATCATTGTGATCCCTGGGATGATTTCAAGAATACTGTATACTAATGAAATTGTGTGCATCAGCCCAGAGCATTGCATGGAGGTCTGTGGTAGTCGAGCAGGTTGCTCCAACATTGCTTACCCTCGCCTGGTGATGAACATTCTTCCTGTAGGCCTTCGTGGTTTGATGATGGCTGTAATGATTGCAGCCTTAATGAGTGACTTGGATTCCATATTCAACAGTGCCAGTACCATCTTCACTCTAGACATCTACAAGATATTTAGGAAAAGTTCTACTTCCAGAGAGCTTATGATTGTTGGACGTCTTTTTATGGTTTTCATGGTGGCTGTCAGCATAGCATGGGTTCCAGTCATTGTGCAGATGCAGGGTGGCCAGATGTACCTCTATATTCAGGAGGTTTCAGGCTATCTCACTCCACCTGTAGCAGCTCTGTTCCTGCTAGGAGTCTTCTGGAAGCGCTGCAATGAGACAGGGGCATTTGCTGGCGGTATGACCGGTTTCCTTTTAGGGAGCATAAGgttagttttggtttttttttaccaagCCCCAGACTGTGACCAACAAGACAACAGACCAGCCTTCATCAAGTCCATTCACTACATGTACGTGGCAGCCTGCTTATTCTGGATCACTGGAATCGTTACAGTGGTTGTGAGTCTCCTCACCCAGCCCCCTACAAAAGAGCAGATCCGGACCACTACTATCTGGGGGGTTTGGAACAAGGATGTGAAGCTTGCCCATCACAAGGAAGAATCCTACAAGTTTACTGGTAAGAACCCTGTTGAGAGCAACAGGACATCGGAGCACAAAGAGCTGCCCAATGGATTGCACAGAGAGAAGATCGTTGATGGCACTGATGTTAAACTTCTGGACTTGCAGGATTCCACCACCCCTGATTGTTTGACTCCCTGTCCATCTGAGGATCAGACCCCCATGGAACATTCTGGGAATGGGCAGGCGAGTCTCATGAGCCGAGCCTGTGAAAAGGATGAGCAGTCTGAGAGAACCAGCACATGCTGGAAAGTGGTCTACTGGTTCTGTGGTTTGAAAGGCCAATCTATCAAGACTCCTCCCAGAGACCCGATAGAAGAAGAGGCTCGATGTCTGGAAATGCTTTATGAGCCTCCAAAAATCAAACTGTTgctaaatgtaatgctttttgtGGTGTGCTCTTTGGGcgtatttctgtttgtttgtttctctttgtaG